Proteins from a single region of Humidesulfovibrio mexicanus:
- a CDS encoding NAD-dependent epimerase/dehydratase family protein, whose amino-acid sequence MTLETRRKALVTGATGFIGTPVTEELLARGYAVTALCRDAGRAEAWARARSAPERVRVLAADLDTLSDAQMADLAGHGRILHLAWGGLNAFKSPAHLDEELPRHLRFLTRLVQAGARHLLVTGTCLEYGLKEGPLAEDLPTDPVTAYGRAKDDLRRELEPLCAAHDVALHWARLFYMRGPGQAEKSLLSQLDRAITAGADSFDMSGGEQERDYLPVAEVARLLVRVALQDRVTGVVNCASGRPVTVRALVEEHLRRRGAALRLNLGHYPYPDYEPMRFWADTTRLAAALAAYDASRADQDAPDRA is encoded by the coding sequence ATGACGCTGGAAACACGGCGCAAGGCCCTGGTCACCGGGGCCACGGGCTTCATCGGCACTCCGGTCACGGAGGAGCTCCTGGCGCGCGGATACGCCGTAACGGCCCTGTGCCGCGACGCCGGGCGCGCAGAAGCCTGGGCCAGGGCCCGCAGCGCGCCGGAGCGCGTGCGCGTGCTCGCGGCGGACCTGGACACGCTCTCCGACGCGCAGATGGCGGACCTTGCCGGGCACGGGCGCATCCTGCACCTGGCCTGGGGCGGGCTGAACGCCTTCAAGAGCCCGGCCCACCTGGACGAGGAACTGCCCCGGCACCTGCGGTTTTTGACCCGGCTTGTGCAGGCCGGGGCCAGACATCTGCTGGTCACCGGCACCTGCCTGGAATACGGCCTCAAGGAGGGCCCGCTTGCCGAGGACCTGCCCACGGACCCCGTGACCGCCTACGGCCGCGCCAAGGACGATCTGCGCCGGGAGCTGGAGCCCCTGTGCGCGGCGCACGACGTGGCGCTCCATTGGGCGCGGCTCTTCTATATGCGCGGTCCTGGACAGGCCGAAAAATCCTTGCTCTCCCAACTTGACCGGGCTATCACGGCGGGCGCGGACTCCTTTGACATGTCCGGCGGGGAGCAGGAGCGCGACTACCTGCCCGTGGCCGAGGTGGCCCGCCTGCTGGTGCGCGTGGCCCTGCAGGACCGCGTGACCGGCGTGGTGAACTGCGCCAGCGGCCGACCGGTGACCGTGCGCGCCCTGGTGGAGGAACATCTGCGACGCCGGGGGGCGGCCTTGCGGCTCAACCTGGGCCATTATCCCTATCCGGACTACGAGCCCATGCGTTTCTGGGCCGACACGACAAGACTCGCCGCCGCCCTGGCGGCGTACGACGCGAGCCGCGCGGACCAGGACGCCCCGGACCGCGCATGA
- a CDS encoding cephalosporin hydroxylase family protein, with protein sequence MDKHAEFLKERAERIDTMGRNQPLKDCAQAFTVESTRAGYSYNFSWMGRPIIQYPQDMVALQEIVWDMRPDAIFETGIAHGGSLVYSASLLELLGGDGFVLGLDIDIRAHNRAAIEAHPMARRIRMLQGSSVDDAMAETVRAELAGRKNPLVLLDSNHTHAHVLRELELYSPLVKKGGWLVVFDTVVENMPPDFYPDRPWGVGDNPMTAVDAFLEKNDRFVIDTAMDAKLCVSMAPRGYLRCVKD encoded by the coding sequence ATGGACAAGCACGCCGAATTTCTGAAGGAACGCGCAGAGCGCATCGACACCATGGGCCGCAACCAGCCCCTGAAGGACTGCGCCCAGGCCTTCACCGTGGAGTCCACCCGCGCCGGGTACTCCTACAACTTCTCCTGGATGGGTCGCCCCATCATCCAGTACCCGCAGGACATGGTCGCCCTGCAGGAGATCGTCTGGGACATGCGGCCGGACGCCATCTTCGAGACCGGCATCGCCCACGGCGGCAGTCTCGTGTATTCGGCCTCCCTGCTGGAGCTTCTGGGCGGAGACGGCTTCGTGCTCGGCCTGGACATCGACATCCGCGCCCACAACCGCGCCGCCATCGAGGCGCACCCCATGGCCCGGCGCATCCGGATGCTGCAGGGGTCGAGCGTGGACGACGCCATGGCCGAAACCGTGCGCGCGGAACTTGCCGGGCGCAAGAATCCCCTGGTCCTGCTCGATTCCAACCACACCCACGCGCATGTGCTGCGCGAGCTGGAGCTGTATTCGCCCCTGGTCAAAAAGGGCGGCTGGCTGGTGGTGTTCGACACCGTGGTGGAGAACATGCCGCCGGACTTCTATCCCGACCGTCCCTGGGGCGTGGGCGACAACCCCATGACCGCCGTGGACGCCTTCCTCGAAAAGAACGACCGTTTCGTCATCGACACGGCCATGGACGCCAAGCTCTGCGTCAGCATGGCCCCGCGCGGCTACCTGCGCTGCGTCAAGGACTAG
- a CDS encoding class I SAM-dependent methyltransferase, with product MMHCRFCNTPLSQVFLDLGAAPASNSFLKPGDLNAPETYYPLKLFVCPECFLVQVDEVKSSADIFSSEYVYFSSYSSTWLAHAKAYVEATLPRLGLGPDSLVMEVASNDGYLLQYVRQAGTPALGIEPTACTARAAREKGVETIEAFFGVALAERLAAEGRQADLIVGNNVLAHVPDINDFVGGLRIALKPGGLVNMEFPHLYRLVESAQFDTVYHEHFSYLSLSTVRRIFAAQGLRVFDCEELPTHGGSLRIHARAEDDPKAQDTPRLSALLDMERAAGMLGPAYYQGFQDRVERIKAELLGFLAEQTLARKKVAAYGAAAKGNTLLNFCGVKAGQVAFVCDASPHKQGLFLPGSRIPVLHPEAIGRERPDYVLILPWNIKNEIMEKLAFIRQWGGRFVTPIPSPEVL from the coding sequence ATGATGCACTGCCGTTTCTGCAACACCCCGCTCTCCCAGGTCTTTCTCGACCTCGGAGCCGCGCCAGCGTCCAATTCCTTCCTCAAGCCCGGCGACCTGAACGCCCCGGAAACCTATTACCCGCTCAAGCTCTTCGTCTGCCCGGAGTGCTTCCTGGTGCAGGTGGACGAGGTCAAAAGCAGCGCGGACATCTTCTCCAGCGAGTACGTCTACTTTTCGTCCTATTCCAGCACCTGGCTGGCCCACGCCAAGGCCTACGTGGAGGCCACGCTGCCGCGCCTGGGCCTGGGGCCGGATTCCCTGGTCATGGAAGTGGCCTCCAACGACGGCTACCTGCTCCAGTACGTGCGCCAGGCCGGAACCCCCGCCCTGGGCATCGAGCCCACGGCCTGCACGGCCAGGGCCGCGCGGGAAAAGGGCGTGGAGACCATCGAAGCGTTTTTCGGCGTGGCCCTGGCCGAGCGCCTGGCCGCGGAAGGCAGGCAGGCGGACCTCATCGTGGGCAACAACGTGCTTGCCCACGTGCCAGACATCAACGACTTTGTTGGAGGCTTGCGGATCGCCCTCAAGCCCGGCGGCTTGGTGAACATGGAGTTCCCGCACCTGTACCGGCTGGTGGAGAGCGCCCAGTTCGACACCGTGTACCACGAGCACTTCTCCTACCTGTCGCTTTCCACCGTGCGGCGCATCTTCGCGGCCCAGGGCCTGCGCGTGTTCGACTGCGAGGAGCTGCCCACCCACGGCGGCAGCTTGCGCATCCACGCCCGCGCCGAAGACGACCCCAAGGCCCAGGACACCCCGCGCCTGAGCGCCCTGCTGGACATGGAGCGCGCGGCCGGAATGCTCGGCCCCGCCTATTACCAGGGCTTCCAGGACCGGGTGGAGCGCATCAAGGCCGAGCTCTTGGGCTTTCTGGCCGAGCAGACCCTGGCCCGCAAGAAGGTGGCGGCCTACGGCGCGGCGGCCAAGGGCAACACCCTGCTGAACTTCTGTGGGGTCAAGGCCGGGCAGGTGGCCTTCGTGTGCGACGCCAGCCCCCACAAGCAAGGGCTCTTCTTGCCCGGCAGCCGCATCCCCGTGCTGCACCCGGAGGCCATAGGCCGGGAGCGGCCGGACTACGTGCTCATCCTGCCCTGGAACATCAAGAACGAAATCATGGAAAAGCTGGCGTTCATCCGCCAGTGGGGCGGGCGCTTCGTCACGCCCATTCCCAGCCCGGAGGTCCTGTAG
- the rfbF gene encoding glucose-1-phosphate cytidylyltransferase — MDVVILCGGLGTRLREETEFRPKPMVNIGARPILWHIMKVFASQGHRNFVLALGYKGEMIKDYFLNYEAMNNDITIELGKPEKAQLHSCHEECGWKITLASTGEKALKGARLKKVEKYVKSDSFLLTYGDGVADVDLEKLAAFHKSHGKMVTLTGVNPASRFGELKLEGDRVARFNEKPAGPGASKDGYINGGYMVMNRAIFDRLTEDDSCDLEYGPLEALAEEGQLMVYRHHGFWACMDTLRDTEYLNKLWAEGRAGWKVW, encoded by the coding sequence ATGGACGTCGTCATCCTCTGCGGGGGCCTGGGAACCCGCCTGCGCGAAGAGACCGAATTCCGGCCCAAGCCCATGGTCAATATCGGCGCCAGGCCCATCCTGTGGCACATCATGAAGGTCTTCGCCTCCCAGGGGCACCGGAACTTCGTGCTGGCCCTGGGCTACAAGGGCGAGATGATCAAGGACTACTTCCTCAACTACGAGGCCATGAACAACGACATCACCATCGAGCTGGGCAAGCCAGAGAAGGCCCAGCTGCATTCCTGCCACGAGGAGTGCGGCTGGAAGATAACCCTGGCCAGCACCGGCGAAAAGGCCCTCAAGGGCGCGCGCCTCAAGAAGGTGGAGAAGTACGTCAAAAGCGACTCCTTCCTGCTCACCTATGGCGACGGCGTGGCCGATGTGGACCTGGAAAAGCTGGCGGCCTTCCACAAGAGCCACGGCAAGATGGTCACCCTCACCGGCGTGAACCCGGCCTCGCGCTTCGGCGAGCTCAAGCTCGAAGGCGACCGCGTGGCGCGCTTCAACGAAAAGCCCGCCGGGCCTGGCGCTTCCAAGGACGGCTACATCAACGGCGGCTACATGGTCATGAACCGGGCCATTTTTGACCGGCTGACTGAGGACGACTCCTGCGACCTGGAGTACGGACCGCTGGAGGCCCTTGCCGAGGAAGGGCAGCTCATGGTCTATCGGCACCACGGCTTCTGGGCCTGCATGGACACCCTGCGCGACACCGAGTACCTGAACAAGCTCTGGGCCGAAGGCCGCGCCGGCTGGAAGGTCTGGTAG
- a CDS encoding TIGR00180 family glycosyltransferase gives MRHPRVTVLIPSHQRPKLLARALRQYVQAGLPVVVADSSAQPMDTAEEFAAVRYLHLPGAPFEEKLQRMAAMLQTPYAVLCADDDLTSTASILRCAAFLDANPDHSGAHGHYVRVVRGPGEAVVEPCYPDTHVARIASGDPAGRLLELSRPYVPLFYAVLRAQVLREAFGSGHEAERFYAASELALGMATAILGKVAVLPTLHTLRDIVPSQDLGGRKNHNLLVVSTAPEYRPVYQRFVDRMTALLGRTAGLDADAARRAVLASVQAFVDGYCLPGGRKNFIQKLPKYCRRAARALLPPLAARARAQAACQRQAALNAYLAPVGPEGRAELAAMLERFRSAPG, from the coding sequence ATGCGTCACCCTCGCGTCACCGTGCTGATCCCGAGCCACCAGCGGCCGAAGCTGCTGGCGCGCGCCTTGCGGCAGTACGTCCAGGCGGGCCTGCCCGTTGTGGTGGCGGATTCCTCGGCCCAGCCCATGGACACGGCCGAAGAGTTCGCCGCCGTGCGCTACCTGCACCTGCCCGGCGCGCCCTTCGAGGAAAAGCTCCAGCGCATGGCCGCCATGCTCCAAACCCCCTACGCCGTGCTCTGCGCCGACGACGACCTCACCTCCACCGCAAGCATCCTGCGCTGCGCGGCGTTTCTCGACGCCAACCCTGACCACAGCGGCGCGCACGGGCATTATGTGCGGGTGGTGCGGGGACCCGGCGAGGCCGTGGTGGAGCCCTGCTACCCCGACACCCACGTGGCGCGCATCGCAAGCGGCGATCCGGCCGGTCGCCTGCTGGAGCTGAGCCGACCCTACGTGCCCCTGTTTTATGCCGTGCTGCGCGCCCAGGTGCTGCGCGAGGCGTTCGGCTCCGGGCACGAGGCCGAACGCTTCTACGCGGCCAGCGAGCTGGCCCTGGGCATGGCCACGGCCATTCTGGGCAAGGTGGCCGTGCTGCCCACGCTGCACACCCTGCGCGACATCGTGCCCAGCCAGGACCTGGGCGGCCGCAAGAACCACAACCTGCTTGTGGTCTCTACGGCGCCGGAATACCGCCCCGTCTACCAGCGCTTCGTGGACAGGATGACGGCCCTGCTTGGGCGCACGGCCGGGCTGGACGCGGACGCGGCCAGACGCGCGGTGCTGGCCTCGGTCCAGGCCTTTGTGGACGGCTATTGCCTGCCAGGAGGCCGCAAGAATTTTATCCAGAAACTGCCCAAGTACTGCCGCCGCGCAGCGCGCGCCCTGCTGCCGCCCCTGGCCGCGCGCGCCAGGGCGCAAGCAGCGTGTCAGCGCCAAGCCGCGCTCAACGCCTACCTCGCCCCTGTCGGCCCCGAGGGCCGGGCCGAGCTTGCGGCCATGCTGGAACGCTTCCGCTCCGCTCCGGGCTGA
- a CDS encoding O-acetylhomoserine aminocarboxypropyltransferase/cysteine synthase family protein, which translates to MGDENRKPGLGTLALHAGQDDDPATHACAVPIYATASYTFQSAEQAADLFALKEPGNIYSRLTNPTNEVLEKRLAALDGGVGALCLASGQAAITAAVLTLAKAGQNILASRSLYGGTLTLFTQTFRRYGVEVRFFDPLLPGSVAALADRNTRCVYLESIGNPKNDVPDFRALADAAHAAGVPLVVDNTVATPLLLRPMEHGADIVVYSTTKFIGGHGAHVGGAVVDGGRFDWSADPGRWADFAAPDPAYHGLVFTEALRPLGNLAYIAHMRTHWLRDTGACMSPFAAFLFLLGLETLHLRMPRHCQSALAVARWLCAHPAVDWVNYPGLPDHPCHGNAARYLPEGAGAIVGFGIKGGRDSGRAFVGAVKLAKHLANIGDAKTLVIQPATTTHQQLSEDEQRAAGVTPEFIRLSVGLEDVEDILADLDQALRIAVDCGARPGA; encoded by the coding sequence ATGGGAGACGAGAACAGGAAACCGGGGCTGGGCACCCTGGCCCTGCACGCGGGCCAGGACGACGACCCCGCCACACACGCCTGCGCCGTGCCCATCTACGCCACGGCGTCGTACACCTTCCAGAGCGCGGAGCAGGCCGCCGACCTCTTCGCCCTGAAGGAGCCCGGCAACATCTATTCCCGGCTCACCAACCCCACCAACGAGGTGCTGGAAAAGCGCCTGGCCGCGCTGGACGGCGGCGTGGGAGCCCTGTGCCTCGCCAGCGGGCAGGCGGCCATAACCGCCGCTGTGCTCACCCTGGCCAAGGCCGGGCAGAACATCCTGGCCAGCCGCAGCCTGTACGGCGGCACCCTGACCCTGTTCACCCAGACCTTCCGCCGCTACGGGGTGGAGGTGCGTTTTTTTGACCCCCTGCTGCCGGGCAGCGTGGCCGCGCTTGCCGACAGGAACACCCGCTGCGTCTACCTGGAGAGCATCGGCAACCCCAAGAACGACGTACCCGACTTCCGCGCCCTGGCCGACGCGGCCCACGCCGCGGGCGTGCCCCTGGTGGTGGACAACACCGTGGCCACGCCCCTGCTTCTGCGGCCCATGGAGCACGGCGCGGACATCGTGGTGTACTCCACCACCAAATTCATCGGCGGGCACGGCGCGCATGTGGGCGGGGCCGTGGTGGACGGCGGCCGCTTCGACTGGTCCGCCGACCCCGGACGCTGGGCCGACTTCGCCGCGCCGGACCCGGCCTACCACGGCCTGGTCTTCACCGAGGCTTTGCGCCCCCTGGGCAACCTGGCCTACATTGCGCACATGCGCACCCACTGGCTGCGCGACACCGGGGCCTGCATGAGCCCCTTCGCGGCCTTCCTGTTCCTGCTGGGGCTGGAGACCCTGCACCTGCGGATGCCCCGGCACTGCCAGAGCGCCCTGGCCGTGGCCCGCTGGCTCTGCGCCCACCCCGCCGTGGACTGGGTGAACTACCCCGGCCTGCCCGACCACCCCTGCCACGGCAACGCCGCCAGGTACCTGCCCGAAGGCGCCGGGGCCATCGTGGGTTTCGGCATCAAGGGCGGGCGCGATTCCGGCCGCGCCTTCGTGGGCGCGGTCAAGCTGGCCAAGCACCTGGCCAACATCGGCGACGCCAAGACCCTGGTGATCCAACCCGCCACCACCACGCACCAGCAGCTCTCCGAGGACGAGCAGCGCGCCGCCGGGGTCACGCCGGAGTTCATCCGCCTGAGCGTGGGCCTGGAGGACGTGGAGGACATTCTGGCCGACCTGGACCAGGCCCTGCGCATTGCGGTGGACTGCGGCGCCCGCCCCGGAGCCTGA
- a CDS encoding glycosyltransferase family 9 protein codes for MADPTSCRIQGLERLQPRRILCCQLRQIGDVLLLTPSLHMLKKRWPDAQIDVFTEKKCAPVLENNPNVNHVWALDRSMGVLEALRYYRTVGRGGGRGRYDLVIDFQQLPRIRWVMAFSDAPVKLSYPPPWYNQLVYTHWAKVSGPYAAKCKAGVLMHAFDLPWENTPPRIYLTEAEKDAARAELAAWGLAPGQTLVTVDPTHRRPARLWPARHYGKLLSLAAHTRPDLRFLLLYGPGELEMASQVRACALDAGLPEDRVILPPRLTTLREMAAMLSLAALHLGNCSSPRHFAVAVGTKSLTVRGSTSNAWTYPGPGHEDVALGLPCQPCSEAPCPHGYKCLNELMPEAVLPRLLALLDA; via the coding sequence ATGGCCGACCCGACCTCCTGCCGCATCCAAGGGCTGGAACGCCTGCAGCCCCGGCGCATCCTGTGCTGCCAGCTCCGGCAGATCGGCGACGTGCTGCTGTTGACGCCAAGCCTGCACATGCTGAAAAAACGCTGGCCGGACGCGCAGATCGACGTGTTTACCGAAAAGAAGTGCGCGCCCGTGCTGGAGAACAACCCCAACGTCAACCATGTGTGGGCCCTGGACCGCAGCATGGGCGTGCTGGAAGCCCTGCGCTACTACCGCACGGTCGGCAGGGGCGGCGGCAGGGGACGCTACGACCTGGTCATCGACTTCCAGCAGCTGCCGCGCATCCGCTGGGTCATGGCCTTTTCCGACGCGCCGGTGAAGCTCTCCTACCCGCCGCCCTGGTACAACCAGCTGGTGTACACCCACTGGGCCAAGGTCTCCGGGCCGTACGCGGCCAAATGCAAGGCCGGGGTGCTCATGCACGCCTTCGACCTGCCCTGGGAAAACACCCCCCCGCGCATCTACCTCACCGAGGCGGAGAAGGACGCCGCCCGCGCGGAGCTGGCCGCCTGGGGCCTGGCCCCCGGCCAGACGCTTGTCACCGTGGATCCCACGCACCGTCGCCCGGCCCGCCTGTGGCCCGCCCGCCACTACGGCAAGCTGCTTTCCCTGGCCGCGCACACGCGCCCGGACCTGCGCTTCCTGCTGCTCTACGGCCCCGGCGAGCTGGAGATGGCCAGCCAGGTGCGCGCCTGCGCCCTGGACGCCGGATTGCCCGAGGACCGCGTCATCCTGCCCCCGCGCCTGACCACCCTGCGCGAGATGGCGGCCATGCTCTCCCTGGCCGCCCTGCACCTGGGCAACTGCTCCTCGCCCCGGCACTTCGCCGTGGCCGTGGGCACAAAGTCCCTCACGGTGCGCGGCTCCACCAGCAACGCCTGGACCTATCCCGGCCCCGGCCACGAGGATGTGGCGCTGGGGCTGCCCTGCCAGCCCTGCAGCGAGGCCCCCTGCCCGCACGGCTACAAGTGCCTGAACGAGCTCATGCCCGAGGCGGTGCTGCCCCGCTTGTTGGCCCTGCTCGACGCATAG
- the rfbC gene encoding dTDP-4-dehydrorhamnose 3,5-epimerase: protein MGRLTIIDTPIAGLKLVKTAPVGDHRGSFARLFCAAELAPLGLPGPVVQINHSFTAAKGAVRGLHFQRPPKTEAKLVRCLKGRVLDVAVDLRAGSPTFGTWHAVELSPEEHLAFYLPQGFAHGFQTLTPDCELLYLHTEYYSPEHEGGLRFDDPALAIPWPLPVADISGRDRTHPLLAEGFAPLET from the coding sequence ATGGGCCGCCTGACCATCATCGACACCCCCATCGCCGGGCTCAAGCTGGTCAAGACCGCGCCCGTGGGCGACCATCGCGGCAGCTTCGCCCGGCTGTTCTGCGCGGCGGAGCTCGCCCCCCTTGGCCTGCCCGGCCCGGTGGTGCAGATCAACCACTCCTTCACCGCGGCCAAGGGCGCGGTGCGCGGCCTGCATTTCCAGCGCCCGCCCAAGACCGAGGCCAAGCTCGTGCGCTGCCTCAAGGGCCGCGTGCTGGACGTGGCCGTGGACCTGCGCGCGGGCTCGCCCACATTCGGCACATGGCACGCCGTGGAGCTGTCCCCGGAGGAGCACCTGGCCTTCTACCTGCCGCAGGGCTTCGCCCACGGCTTCCAGACGCTCACGCCGGACTGCGAGCTTCTGTACCTGCACACCGAATACTACAGCCCGGAGCACGAGGGCGGCCTGCGTTTCGACGACCCGGCCCTGGCCATCCCCTGGCCGCTGCCCGTGGCCGACATCTCCGGGCGCGACCGCACCCACCCGCTTCTTGCCGAGGGCTTCGCCCCATTGGAGACATGA
- the selD gene encoding selenide, water dikinase SelD: protein METSKPQASQSPRLTQGVRAAGUAAKVAPGDLERILSGLTLGRDDRILSGPRGGGEDAVVLRLPPGKALVQTVDFLTPVVDDPFRFGQIAAANALSDVYAVGGEPYAAMNVCCFPAKCSDPAVLADILKGGLSKVEEAGAVLCGGHSVEDPEIKYGLSVSGLVDPERMATNRGLRPGDVLLLTKPIGTGVLATGLKAGRPGSDRLEELIHRWAARLNRAGAEAIRTLGLVASTDVTGFGLGGHLLEMAAASSVTAELRLDDIPFMPEALDLAAMGLIPAGSIQNRNHYLPRTLVAPGLDELLVTLAFDAQTSGGLILGVPEHLAVQAQAILTQAGDLAAPIGRAVEALPTGQPLSLV, encoded by the coding sequence ATGGAAACCTCCAAGCCGCAGGCCTCGCAGTCGCCGCGCCTCACCCAGGGCGTGCGCGCCGCGGGCTGAGCGGCTAAAGTTGCTCCAGGGGACCTGGAGCGTATCCTCTCCGGCCTGACCCTGGGCCGGGACGACAGAATCCTCTCCGGACCGCGCGGCGGTGGAGAGGACGCCGTGGTGTTGCGTCTGCCGCCGGGCAAGGCCCTGGTGCAGACCGTCGATTTCCTGACTCCCGTTGTCGACGACCCCTTCCGCTTCGGCCAAATCGCCGCGGCCAACGCCCTGTCCGATGTGTACGCCGTGGGCGGCGAGCCGTATGCGGCCATGAATGTCTGCTGCTTCCCGGCAAAATGTTCCGACCCCGCCGTGCTGGCCGACATCCTCAAGGGCGGCCTGTCCAAGGTGGAGGAGGCAGGGGCCGTGCTCTGCGGCGGGCACAGCGTGGAAGACCCGGAGATCAAGTACGGCCTGTCCGTGTCCGGCCTGGTGGACCCGGAGCGCATGGCCACCAACCGGGGGCTCAGGCCCGGCGACGTGCTCCTGCTCACCAAGCCCATCGGCACCGGCGTGCTGGCCACCGGCCTCAAGGCGGGGCGGCCGGGCTCGGACCGCCTGGAGGAGCTCATCCACCGCTGGGCCGCGCGCCTGAACCGCGCCGGGGCCGAGGCCATCCGCACCCTGGGCCTTGTGGCCAGCACGGACGTGACCGGCTTCGGCCTGGGCGGACACCTGCTGGAAATGGCCGCGGCAAGCTCCGTCACCGCGGAGCTGCGCCTGGACGACATCCCCTTCATGCCCGAAGCCCTGGACCTCGCCGCAATGGGGCTCATCCCGGCCGGGAGCATCCAGAACCGGAACCACTACCTGCCGCGCACCCTTGTGGCCCCTGGGCTGGACGAGCTGCTCGTCACGCTGGCCTTTGACGCCCAGACCTCCGGCGGGCTCATCCTGGGCGTGCCGGAGCACCTTGCGGTCCAGGCCCAGGCCATCCTCACCCAGGCGGGCGACTTGGCCGCGCCCATCGGCCGCGCGGTTGAGGCCCTGCCCACGGGACAGCCCCTGTCGCTGGTGTAG
- the rfbG gene encoding CDP-glucose 4,6-dehydratase, translating to MLRVMDGFYRGRRVLITGHTGFKGAWMCLLLARAGATVLGYSLDPPSTPSLFSLLRLDCEPPQGLASLHADILDLPELCRAVAHFDPEVVIHMAAQSLVRPSYDDPTGTFAANALGTAHLLEACRKNPPKGGRRAIVCVTSDKCYENREWVHGYRENDRLGGHDPYSASKACAEITAQAYARSFFGPESATVLATARAGNVIGGGDFATDRLVPDMARAFARGETVRIRRPQAVRPWQHALEPVGGYLLLARRMMEEGHAFAGAWNFGPSSRDVRTVGEVATAFARQWGPRAVLDMAPAPEGPHEAGLLTLDCAKARAGLGWKPRLDLDAALIWCAGWYRAWAEGLRGGAVDLRALSATRIDEFFDGFPGE from the coding sequence ATGCTGCGCGTCATGGACGGCTTCTATCGCGGCCGCCGGGTGCTCATCACCGGGCACACGGGCTTCAAGGGCGCCTGGATGTGCCTCTTGCTGGCCCGCGCCGGGGCTACGGTGCTGGGCTACTCCCTCGATCCCCCCAGCACGCCCTCGCTCTTCTCCCTGCTGCGGCTGGACTGCGAACCGCCGCAGGGCTTGGCGTCGCTCCACGCCGACATTTTGGACCTGCCGGAGCTTTGCCGCGCCGTGGCCCATTTCGACCCCGAGGTGGTCATCCACATGGCCGCCCAATCCCTGGTGCGGCCCTCCTACGACGACCCGACGGGCACCTTCGCGGCCAACGCCCTGGGCACGGCGCACCTGCTGGAAGCCTGCCGCAAGAACCCGCCCAAAGGCGGCCGTAGGGCCATCGTCTGCGTCACCAGCGACAAGTGCTACGAAAACCGCGAATGGGTCCACGGCTACCGCGAAAACGACCGCCTGGGCGGCCACGATCCGTACTCCGCCAGCAAGGCCTGCGCGGAGATCACGGCCCAGGCCTACGCCCGTTCCTTCTTCGGGCCGGAAAGCGCCACCGTGCTGGCCACGGCCCGCGCGGGCAACGTCATCGGCGGGGGCGATTTCGCCACGGACCGCCTGGTGCCGGACATGGCGCGCGCCTTTGCCAGGGGCGAGACCGTGCGCATCCGCCGTCCGCAGGCTGTGCGGCCCTGGCAGCACGCGCTGGAGCCCGTGGGCGGCTACCTGCTGCTGGCCCGGCGCATGATGGAGGAAGGCCATGCTTTCGCCGGAGCCTGGAACTTCGGCCCCTCCAGCCGCGATGTGCGCACCGTGGGCGAGGTGGCGACGGCCTTCGCCCGTCAATGGGGCCCACGGGCGGTGCTGGACATGGCTCCTGCTCCGGAAGGCCCGCACGAGGCCGGGCTGCTCACGCTCGACTGCGCCAAGGCCCGCGCGGGGCTGGGCTGGAAGCCCCGGCTCGACCTGGACGCGGCCCTCATCTGGTGCGCGGGCTGGTACCGCGCCTGGGCCGAGGGCCTGCGCGGCGGGGCTGTCGATCTGCGCGCGCTTTCCGCCACCCGCATCGACGAATTCTTTGACGGGTTTCCCGGCGAGTAG